From the genome of uncultured Pseudodesulfovibrio sp., one region includes:
- the recO gene encoding DNA repair protein RecO, with protein MSATEKALVLKTGRFREADVWVRLLTPSRGVFNGFAFGGSRSRRRFVGCLDPLSHVLFTIGTNKTGTYTVLEEGSLLHNFPEVRKDPAKTGLAVNCVKFVEAVEIDPEDAKPAYELLLETLHMLEESGVRSDFTPWLFRAKLAFEMGFTPDFLACGVCGRPLSCECGHRFGVERGQVACRTCLSDGKPLEGLARPISAGALRALDWIQHSRPSDWATVSMDAEVRRQVSQLIELFVAYHLGLSWEGGMYKKV; from the coding sequence ATGAGCGCCACCGAAAAAGCCCTTGTACTCAAGACCGGGCGTTTTCGGGAGGCCGATGTCTGGGTCCGGCTGCTGACCCCCTCTCGCGGGGTGTTCAACGGATTCGCCTTCGGCGGCAGTCGTTCACGCCGCCGCTTCGTGGGTTGCCTCGACCCCTTGAGTCACGTCCTCTTCACCATCGGCACCAACAAGACCGGCACCTATACCGTCCTCGAAGAGGGCAGTTTGCTGCACAATTTTCCCGAGGTCCGCAAGGACCCGGCCAAGACCGGTCTGGCTGTCAATTGCGTCAAGTTCGTGGAAGCGGTGGAGATCGATCCCGAGGACGCCAAGCCCGCGTATGAACTGCTTCTCGAAACCTTGCACATGCTCGAGGAAAGTGGTGTCCGAAGCGACTTTACGCCGTGGCTTTTTCGGGCCAAACTGGCCTTTGAGATGGGCTTCACTCCGGACTTTCTGGCCTGCGGGGTATGCGGCCGTCCGCTATCCTGCGAGTGCGGACACCGCTTCGGCGTGGAGCGGGGCCAAGTGGCCTGTCGGACTTGTCTTTCGGACGGGAAACCGTTAGAGGGACTTGCTCGGCCGATTTCCGCAGGAGCCTTGCGCGCTCTGGACTGGATTCAGCACAGCAGGCCGTCAGACTGGGCCACGGTGTCCATGGACGCGGAAGTCCGCCGTCAGGTCAGTCAATTGATCGAACTTTTCGTCGCCTACCACCTGGGTTTGTCCTGGGAGGGCGGCATGTATAAAAAGGTATGA
- the glyQ gene encoding glycine--tRNA ligase subunit alpha produces MNFQEVILKLQNFWAEYGCAVVQPMDIECGAGTFNPSTFFRVIGPEPWKTAYVEPSRRPTDGRYGENPNRLQHYYQFQVILKPSPDNVQELYLESLAALGIDAAAHDIRFVEDDWESPTLGAWGLGWEVWLNGMEVTQFTYFQQVGGIDLKPVSVEITYGLERISMYLQEKESVYDLKWNNEITYGNVFHQNEVEMSKYNFELSDADMLFDLFNKFEAECLKLCEEGLPWPAYDYCLKCSHSFNLLDARGAISITERATYIGRVRNLASKIARLYADQREEMGYPMLKK; encoded by the coding sequence ATGAATTTTCAGGAAGTCATACTGAAATTACAGAATTTCTGGGCTGAGTACGGGTGCGCCGTGGTCCAGCCCATGGACATCGAGTGCGGGGCGGGAACCTTCAACCCCTCGACCTTTTTCCGGGTCATCGGCCCCGAGCCGTGGAAGACCGCCTATGTGGAGCCTTCCCGCCGTCCGACCGATGGTCGCTACGGGGAGAACCCGAACCGTCTGCAGCACTACTACCAGTTCCAGGTCATCCTGAAGCCGTCCCCGGACAACGTCCAGGAACTGTATCTGGAAAGCCTGGCCGCGCTCGGTATCGACGCAGCCGCTCACGACATCCGCTTCGTGGAGGACGACTGGGAGTCGCCTACTCTGGGCGCCTGGGGCCTGGGCTGGGAAGTCTGGCTCAACGGTATGGAAGTCACCCAGTTCACGTATTTCCAGCAGGTCGGCGGCATCGACCTGAAGCCCGTAAGCGTCGAGATCACCTATGGTCTGGAGCGCATCTCCATGTACCTTCAGGAGAAAGAGTCGGTCTACGACCTCAAATGGAACAACGAGATCACCTACGGTAACGTCTTCCACCAGAACGAGGTGGAGATGTCCAAGTACAACTTCGAGTTGTCCGATGCGGACATGCTCTTCGACCTGTTCAACAAGTTCGAGGCCGAATGCTTGAAGCTGTGTGAGGAAGGGCTGCCCTGGCCGGCTTATGATTACTGCCTGAAGTGCTCCCATTCCTTCAACCTGCTGGATGCCAGAGGGGCCATCTCCATCACCGAACGCGCCACCTACATCGGCCGCGTGCGCAATCTGGCCTCCAAGATCGCCAGACTCTACGCCGACCAGCGGGAAGAGATGGGCTATCCCATGCTCAAGAAATAA
- the glyS gene encoding glycine--tRNA ligase subunit beta has protein sequence MAEFILEIGTEEMPARFVPKLAAELEEAFSKALAESMVENEGVKCYATPRRITAHVPSLALTQLQEEETVTGPPVRIAYDDDGNLTKAGLGFAKTQGVPEDALFRMETDKGEYLAAKKVVGGGKTVDILPEICIKSIESLSFPKKMHWGNYDFTFGRPVRWLLALLDTDVVEFTLENLTSGRETRGHRVMGPGPFSVASTADYFSVVRDQGKVVIDPVERRETIVAEGNRQAEALGGKIVWNDGLLEEVANLVECPKPLIGDIDPLYLELPREVLLTSMQSHQKSFGVEGADGKLLPHFLTTLNLEPLDVALVKKGWERVLKARLEDARFFWEADCKVEFNTWLAKLDNVVFLGPLGSVGDKSRRIETLCRKLAETLDQSKSILPGEIGQYAKAGRLAKADLVSEMVIEFDSLQGKMGGIYAQRAGLGEIVSKGIYEQYLPAGPETPVPSSLSGALVSMADKADTMAGCFGLGKVPTGANDPYALRRCALGIARIIMEHELDVDLETFLKDAQEAYSGVKWKVEQGEALTKLMDFFGQRLRALFTGQGFDTRVVDAALGAGFKDIRTFKARLEALAEFSRGQDFEQSVLTFKRAANIIRKQGDEVGEPLTGNYDTDLFEDEHETAFGTKLDELAPRFDDLWESGDFGGLFGLLGELRPAVDGFFDNVMVMCEDKDVRLNRLNLLKGLVDRLGRLADFNALQV, from the coding sequence ATGGCCGAATTCATTCTGGAAATCGGAACCGAGGAAATGCCCGCCCGCTTTGTCCCCAAGCTGGCGGCCGAGCTCGAGGAGGCCTTTTCCAAGGCGCTCGCCGAGTCCATGGTCGAGAACGAAGGGGTCAAGTGCTACGCCACCCCGCGCCGCATCACCGCCCACGTGCCGTCCCTGGCCCTGACCCAGCTGCAGGAAGAGGAGACCGTCACCGGGCCTCCGGTGCGCATCGCCTATGATGACGACGGCAACCTGACCAAGGCGGGCCTGGGCTTTGCCAAGACGCAGGGCGTGCCCGAAGATGCGCTGTTCAGGATGGAGACCGACAAGGGCGAATACCTGGCAGCCAAAAAAGTCGTCGGTGGCGGCAAGACCGTGGATATCCTGCCCGAGATCTGCATCAAGAGCATCGAGTCCCTGTCCTTCCCCAAGAAGATGCATTGGGGCAATTACGATTTCACTTTCGGCCGTCCCGTGCGCTGGCTTTTGGCCCTGCTCGACACGGACGTGGTCGAATTCACCCTGGAGAACCTGACCTCCGGACGCGAAACGCGCGGCCATCGGGTCATGGGCCCCGGCCCGTTCTCCGTGGCTTCCACGGCCGACTATTTTTCCGTTGTCCGCGACCAGGGCAAGGTGGTCATTGATCCTGTCGAACGCAGGGAGACCATTGTGGCCGAAGGCAACCGGCAGGCCGAAGCTCTCGGCGGCAAGATCGTCTGGAACGACGGCTTGCTCGAAGAGGTGGCCAACCTGGTGGAATGCCCCAAGCCTCTCATCGGCGACATTGATCCGTTGTACCTGGAACTGCCGCGCGAGGTCCTGCTGACCTCCATGCAGTCCCACCAGAAATCCTTTGGTGTGGAAGGGGCCGACGGAAAGTTGCTGCCCCATTTCCTGACCACCCTGAACCTGGAGCCCCTGGATGTGGCCCTGGTCAAGAAAGGGTGGGAGCGGGTGCTCAAGGCTCGGCTCGAGGATGCCCGCTTCTTCTGGGAGGCCGACTGCAAGGTGGAGTTCAACACCTGGCTCGCCAAGTTGGACAACGTTGTCTTTCTCGGCCCGCTGGGCTCCGTAGGCGACAAGTCCAGGCGCATCGAAACGCTCTGCCGCAAGCTGGCCGAAACCCTGGACCAGTCCAAATCCATCCTGCCCGGCGAGATCGGACAGTATGCCAAGGCCGGACGGCTGGCCAAGGCGGACCTGGTGTCCGAAATGGTCATCGAGTTCGACTCCCTTCAGGGTAAGATGGGTGGTATCTACGCGCAGCGCGCTGGACTGGGCGAGATCGTTTCAAAGGGTATCTACGAGCAGTATCTGCCCGCCGGTCCTGAAACGCCGGTTCCGTCCAGCCTGTCCGGCGCATTGGTCTCCATGGCCGACAAGGCCGATACCATGGCCGGCTGCTTCGGACTGGGCAAGGTGCCCACCGGAGCCAACGACCCGTATGCGCTTCGCCGCTGCGCTCTGGGTATCGCCCGGATCATCATGGAGCACGAATTGGACGTGGACCTGGAAACCTTCCTCAAGGACGCACAGGAGGCTTATTCCGGCGTTAAATGGAAGGTGGAGCAGGGTGAGGCCCTCACCAAGCTCATGGATTTCTTCGGTCAGAGGCTCCGTGCACTGTTCACCGGCCAGGGATTCGATACCCGCGTGGTGGACGCCGCCCTGGGTGCTGGTTTCAAGGACATCCGTACCTTCAAGGCACGGCTTGAGGCCCTGGCCGAGTTCAGCCGTGGGCAGGACTTCGAGCAGAGCGTTCTGACCTTCAAGCGGGCCGCCAACATCATCCGCAAGCAGGGTGACGAGGTGGGCGAGCCTTTGACCGGTAATTATGATACCGATCTGTTTGAGGACGAGCACGAGACCGCCTTCGGCACCAAGCTGGACGAGCTGGCTCCGCGTTTTGACGACCTCTGGGAGAGCGGAGATTTCGGCGGTCTGTTTGGCTTGCTCGGCGAGTTGCGTCCGGCTGTGGACGGCTTCTTCGATAACGTCATGGTCATGTGCGAAGACAAGGATGTCCGTCTTAATCGTCTTAACCTGCTCAAGGGGTTGGTCGACCGCTTGGGTCGCCTGGCAGACTTCAATGCCCTGCAGGTGTAG
- the rpsT gene encoding 30S ribosomal protein S20, with product MANHKSALKRHRQSLKRRARNRVSKTRIKNTVKAVRVAIEEKDTTKALEALQEASSVLDRAARKNVIHARQAQRRIARLQAAVNKIAE from the coding sequence TTGGCCAATCACAAATCCGCCCTGAAGAGGCACCGTCAGAGCTTGAAGCGTCGCGCCCGTAACCGCGTTTCCAAGACCCGCATCAAGAACACCGTCAAGGCTGTTCGCGTTGCCATCGAGGAAAAGGACACCACCAAGGCCCTGGAGGCCCTGCAGGAAGCCAGCTCCGTGCTGGACCGCGCCGCTCGCAAGAACGTGATCCACGCTCGCCAGGCCCAGCGCCGCATCGCCCGGCTGCAGGCCGCCGTGAACAAGATCGCGGAATAG
- a CDS encoding substrate-binding domain-containing protein: MKRLLLSAVMFLLLVGGAYAGDAPCKQTYGDGGTVYKVATGSPGELGLLKVLADTFNAKHGTTMCWVKAGSGKSLSLLKAGDVDACMVHAPAAEKQAVADGWAVDRTLIGSNEFYIVGPVSDPAGIADAKDVADVYARIAKAQALFLSRGDNSGTHKKELAIWKKAGINPAGEWYVVTKDFMMATLKRANAEDGYFMTDSSTWIMGKKDMDRIKILFRGDPMLINTYHALAAPAGAPKHELAVEFIKFLDSPEGQSIIADYGRKEYGEGMYNDAAYAKQYDH, from the coding sequence ATGAAGAGATTATTGTTGTCTGCCGTAATGTTTTTGCTGCTTGTCGGTGGTGCGTACGCCGGGGACGCTCCGTGCAAACAGACCTACGGTGACGGAGGAACGGTCTATAAGGTAGCCACGGGTTCTCCGGGTGAACTCGGACTGCTCAAGGTCCTGGCCGACACTTTCAACGCCAAGCATGGCACGACCATGTGCTGGGTGAAAGCCGGTTCCGGCAAGTCCTTGAGCCTGCTCAAGGCCGGTGACGTGGATGCCTGCATGGTTCATGCTCCTGCAGCCGAAAAGCAGGCTGTGGCCGACGGGTGGGCCGTGGACCGCACCCTGATCGGCTCCAATGAATTTTACATTGTCGGTCCGGTGAGCGACCCCGCAGGTATCGCCGACGCCAAGGACGTGGCCGATGTCTACGCGCGTATCGCCAAGGCCCAGGCGCTCTTTCTGTCTCGCGGAGACAACTCCGGTACCCACAAGAAAGAGCTGGCCATCTGGAAAAAGGCGGGCATTAATCCCGCTGGCGAGTGGTATGTGGTGACCAAGGATTTCATGATGGCCACCTTGAAGCGGGCCAACGCCGAGGACGGCTATTTCATGACCGACAGCTCCACCTGGATCATGGGCAAGAAGGATATGGACCGCATCAAGATCCTGTTCCGGGGCGACCCCATGCTCATCAACACCTACCATGCCCTGGCCGCGCCCGCTGGCGCTCCCAAGCATGAACTGGCCGTTGAGTTCATCAAGTTCCTGGATTCGCCCGAGGGCCAGTCCATTATCGCGGACTACGGCCGCAAGGAATACGGTGAAGGGATGTACAATGACGCGGCATACGCCAAGCAGTACGACCACTAG
- a CDS encoding Crp/Fnr family transcriptional regulator yields MDKLAAVRDVTFFRGLPDDQLAKLADLAVVKRYDKGETLFLADIQADGFYSPITGRVKVFRTSPAGKEQILHVFGPGEAVGEVPVFEGGTFPAQCEAVEPCEAFFFPRSGFRNILRDDPDLAMRMMAMLSQRLRILVNKIDDLSLKETPARVAAHLLLLRSSTDSDTFKLDLPKGQIALYLGTIQETLSRIFKRFTEEGLIDIKGREITILDMDRLRELADEGR; encoded by the coding sequence ATGGACAAACTGGCCGCCGTGCGGGACGTGACCTTTTTTCGGGGATTGCCCGACGACCAATTGGCCAAGTTGGCCGACCTCGCCGTGGTCAAACGATACGACAAAGGCGAAACCCTGTTTCTGGCCGACATCCAGGCTGACGGCTTCTATTCGCCTATCACAGGCCGGGTTAAAGTCTTCAGGACCTCTCCTGCGGGCAAGGAACAGATCCTTCACGTGTTCGGCCCAGGGGAAGCCGTGGGCGAGGTACCGGTTTTCGAAGGCGGGACATTCCCGGCTCAATGCGAGGCGGTGGAACCGTGCGAGGCTTTTTTCTTTCCCCGTAGCGGATTCCGGAACATCCTGCGTGACGACCCGGACCTGGCCATGCGGATGATGGCCATGCTTTCACAGCGGCTGCGCATCCTGGTCAACAAGATTGATGACCTGAGCCTCAAGGAAACCCCGGCCCGCGTAGCTGCTCACCTCCTGCTCCTGCGCTCGTCCACAGACTCCGACACCTTCAAGCTGGACCTGCCCAAAGGCCAGATCGCCCTGTACCTCGGGACCATCCAGGAGACGCTTTCACGCATCTTCAAGCGGTTCACTGAAGAGGGACTGATCGACATCAAGGGCCGGGAAATAACCATCCTGGATATGGACCGCCTGCGCGAGCTGGCCGACGAAGGACGCTAG
- a CDS encoding 4Fe-4S binding protein, whose amino-acid sequence MENEVMKPYRLLLPIAALLLLGAHGLRQGDFGLVASLAVLAGLLCTRRAWVRPVVIVALLWGGVVWARATVDFIAFRQAFELPWLRLAWIMGGVILLDGLALVSMFGRAFDTWFDRDREWAGPRAAMFLLTVFGLAMARSKVSFPILLADRFLPGWGWLEICLLGLYAQWIGSLMRAPKGHRKIRPRIWGLFSGVFFLQLALGLLGMDRMLMTGNLHLPVPAMILAGPVFRGGGYFMLVLFGVTLLLVGPAWCSHLCYIGAWDDAMSRLGAKPAPGRGLRTLSFMGRGAALVIAVGAAWVLRTLGVPGSSAVLFGAAFGLIGVGIMLFFSRRKGMMVHCTSFCPMGLVGNIFGRISPWRMGIGADCTGCGACFTRCRYNALDKERLALRRPALSCTLCGDCVSACAHGQMRYVFPGLSPEIARAVFIVLAVSLHAVFLGVARI is encoded by the coding sequence ATGGAAAACGAAGTCATGAAGCCATACCGTCTGCTCCTGCCCATTGCAGCCTTGCTCCTGCTTGGAGCCCACGGGCTGCGCCAGGGTGACTTCGGTCTGGTCGCCTCGCTGGCGGTTCTGGCCGGGCTGCTATGCACTCGTCGCGCCTGGGTGCGTCCCGTGGTCATTGTCGCGCTTTTGTGGGGCGGGGTGGTCTGGGCTCGGGCCACCGTGGATTTCATCGCTTTCCGTCAGGCATTTGAGCTGCCCTGGCTGCGGCTTGCCTGGATCATGGGCGGAGTCATTCTGTTGGACGGATTGGCCCTGGTGTCCATGTTCGGCAGGGCATTCGATACCTGGTTCGACCGCGATCGGGAGTGGGCCGGGCCTCGTGCGGCCATGTTTCTGCTAACCGTTTTCGGGCTGGCCATGGCCAGGAGCAAGGTGAGTTTTCCCATTTTGCTGGCGGACCGCTTCCTGCCCGGTTGGGGATGGCTCGAAATCTGTTTGCTCGGTCTCTACGCCCAGTGGATAGGTTCGCTTATGCGCGCTCCCAAGGGCCATCGAAAGATTCGTCCACGTATCTGGGGGCTGTTTTCCGGCGTGTTTTTCCTGCAGCTCGCCTTGGGGCTTCTGGGCATGGACCGCATGCTCATGACAGGTAATCTGCACCTTCCTGTCCCGGCCATGATCCTGGCGGGTCCGGTTTTTCGCGGGGGAGGGTATTTCATGCTCGTCCTGTTCGGCGTGACTCTGCTTCTGGTCGGTCCGGCATGGTGCAGTCATCTGTGCTATATCGGGGCCTGGGACGATGCGATGAGCCGTCTGGGGGCCAAGCCTGCTCCGGGCAGAGGGCTTCGCACTTTGAGTTTTATGGGCCGTGGAGCCGCGCTGGTCATCGCTGTTGGCGCGGCCTGGGTGTTGCGCACTCTCGGCGTGCCGGGTTCGAGTGCTGTGCTCTTCGGAGCCGCCTTCGGGCTTATCGGCGTGGGGATCATGCTGTTTTTCTCACGCCGGAAAGGTATGATGGTCCACTGCACGTCATTTTGCCCCATGGGGTTGGTCGGCAACATCTTTGGGCGCATCTCGCCCTGGCGCATGGGCATTGGTGCGGATTGCACCGGCTGTGGAGCGTGCTTCACCCGCTGTCGATATAATGCCCTGGACAAGGAGAGGTTGGCCTTGAGGCGCCCGGCCTTGTCATGCACCCTGTGCGGCGACTGCGTGTCGGCCTGTGCGCACGGGCAGATGCGGTACGTATTTCCCGGTCTTTCCCCTGAAATCGCCCGGGCTGTATTCATTGTCCTGGCGGTCAGTCTCCATGCCGTGTTTCTCGGTGTGGCAAGAATATAG
- a CDS encoding 4Fe-4S binding protein: MIHQRKMITINEELCNGCGQCVPACAEGALAIVDGKAKLVKEIYCDGLGACLGDCPTGALKVEVREAADFDPEAVTEHLKAQGRDVPDHMPDPESLRMNASKPPAGGCPGSALKTLTPCGQANIPSAQSGGSALSHWPVQLRLVPPNAPFLKNADLLLTADCVPVAMPSYHGDYVPNRVVLMGCPKFDNQQEYVDKLAGIIAENDLNSITVMEMEVPCCSSMSAILNEAVKRAGKAVSTERVTVSRTGAVLRTVPLEFDV; the protein is encoded by the coding sequence ATGATACACCAGCGTAAGATGATCACCATCAATGAGGAATTGTGTAATGGTTGCGGTCAGTGCGTGCCTGCCTGTGCCGAAGGAGCCCTGGCCATCGTCGACGGCAAGGCCAAGCTGGTCAAGGAAATCTACTGCGACGGCCTGGGCGCGTGCCTGGGCGACTGCCCCACGGGCGCGCTCAAGGTGGAGGTCCGCGAGGCCGCCGACTTTGATCCCGAGGCCGTTACTGAGCATCTCAAGGCTCAGGGGCGTGACGTTCCTGACCACATGCCCGATCCCGAGTCCCTGCGCATGAACGCGTCCAAGCCTCCGGCGGGCGGTTGCCCCGGTTCGGCGCTCAAGACCCTGACGCCGTGCGGTCAGGCCAATATCCCCTCGGCCCAGAGCGGCGGCTCCGCATTGTCCCACTGGCCCGTGCAGCTGCGCCTGGTGCCGCCCAACGCTCCGTTTCTGAAGAACGCGGACCTGCTTTTGACTGCTGATTGCGTACCCGTGGCCATGCCGAGCTATCATGGCGACTACGTCCCCAATCGTGTGGTCCTCATGGGCTGCCCCAAGTTCGACAACCAGCAGGAGTATGTGGATAAGCTGGCTGGGATTATTGCTGAAAATGATCTCAATTCCATCACCGTCATGGAGATGGAAGTGCCGTGCTGCTCGTCTATGAGCGCCATCCTGAATGAAGCGGTCAAGCGTGCGGGCAAGGCCGTGTCGACAGAGCGCGTGACCGTAAGCCGCACCGGCGCCGTGTTGCGCACCGTGCCGCTAGAATTTGACGTTTAA
- a CDS encoding cupin domain-containing protein codes for MKKIELFEVHGFKDLTFSNYLVHESEFMKVINFNFRAGQKLPVHSHDLEGELTLTILEGEGEFLGADGASMPARPGDVLVSEIAEPHGVRAITDMRVLVTIAPPI; via the coding sequence ATGAAGAAGATTGAATTATTCGAAGTCCATGGATTCAAGGATTTGACCTTCTCGAACTATCTGGTACATGAGTCCGAGTTCATGAAGGTGATCAACTTCAACTTTCGGGCCGGGCAGAAGCTGCCTGTACATTCCCATGATCTGGAAGGAGAGTTGACCTTGACCATCCTCGAGGGCGAGGGCGAATTCCTGGGCGCGGATGGCGCGTCCATGCCCGCCCGCCCCGGTGACGTCCTGGTCTCGGAGATAGCCGAACCTCACGGCGTCCGGGCCATCACCGACATGCGGGTCCTCGTAACCATAGCCCCCCCAATCTGA
- a CDS encoding nitrite reductase: protein MNTEEYIDTLPKKAARLRADGTYTVLPMMHHGKLDANRLSLISRVVADNSLPGIRITAGQQVLIDGVPADRLKSVIEALGEVGLAYKHKAQGCLGTDGCKLGQQNSRAAAERLSELLDTYDMPCKVKAGVSGCPMCCAESMARDVGLYGKKGGWTVSFGGNAGKRVRCGDILGENLSEDEAFELIAKALSFYAENAKKKERTARFVERVGLDALKSAVLTAD, encoded by the coding sequence ATGAATACTGAAGAATATATCGACACACTCCCCAAGAAAGCCGCCCGCCTGCGTGCGGACGGCACTTACACCGTGCTGCCGATGATGCACCACGGCAAATTGGACGCCAACCGGTTGTCCCTGATCAGCAGGGTCGTCGCCGACAACAGCCTTCCCGGCATACGGATTACTGCCGGTCAACAGGTACTCATCGACGGTGTGCCTGCGGACAGACTCAAAAGCGTCATCGAGGCGTTGGGGGAAGTGGGCCTGGCTTACAAGCACAAGGCACAGGGGTGTCTGGGCACCGATGGGTGCAAACTCGGGCAGCAGAATTCCCGCGCGGCGGCAGAACGGTTGTCCGAGCTGTTGGATACCTATGACATGCCGTGTAAGGTCAAGGCCGGGGTCTCCGGATGCCCGATGTGCTGCGCGGAATCCATGGCTCGCGATGTCGGGCTTTATGGCAAGAAAGGAGGTTGGACGGTCTCCTTCGGCGGCAATGCGGGCAAGCGCGTGCGCTGCGGCGATATCCTTGGTGAGAATCTGTCCGAGGATGAAGCCTTTGAACTCATCGCCAAGGCATTGAGTTTCTATGCGGAGAACGCCAAAAAGAAGGAACGGACAGCCCGTTTCGTGGAGCGGGTCGGCCTTGACGCCTTGAAAAGCGCCGTACTCACCGCTGATTGA
- a CDS encoding sigma 54-interacting transcriptional regulator: protein MYVSASKGDRRRYENELIAPFERATPKDCYGEFTSPGVSHALLWKTIHEARSAFHNGKEIDPSMVRPHVLRSWTRSREGNAPLSGLPSVHLSGAEMQRILERNEFLLSTAEPIMEELLNNIHPTNNCIILTDTNGVYIHTLGDGIGFGRGATSPMRGLISGEAIEGTTAMGICRVEHKAVCVLGCEHYNSYFDGWSCSAAPIFDHHNKLAGTLSMTMERDSFNHHAFGLVIAAAKAVTEQMQLKHLLQETRAIMDILEEAVVVLDDSGCIRMMNKCAKRLFHLDEDMCGKPLSSVADPMDVRQFPEYGTPAKDNECTLRLADGTTLQCLYSSSPVPEGGLCLTLRESSRVNQLTNRMTRAKAIYNFSDILGESQSTRQTIKLARMASENSMTTLILGESGVGKELFAQAIHNSSARRRQPFIVINCGAIPRDLVQSELFGYESGAFTGAARQGAPGKFELADGGTLFLDEIGDMPLATQASLLRVLQEGEVTRVGGKRSRRVDVRVVAATHHNLAENVESGTFRHDLYYRLNVLVINVPPLRRREGDIHQLAEFFLKKMARSLGKQLTGFSPQALRCLEHYDWPGNIRELENTVERAAVLADGPLITEDMLPEFPSQGRLLLPKQETPAIKHNVESDAGSDKTAMDKQRLFDALYTTRGNVQAAAKKIGVSRVTLYAQIRRHGLSLDSFRQC, encoded by the coding sequence ATGTACGTGTCCGCTTCCAAGGGAGATCGCAGGCGATATGAAAACGAGCTCATAGCCCCTTTCGAAAGAGCCACACCGAAAGATTGCTATGGGGAATTCACTTCTCCCGGCGTGTCCCACGCCCTGCTGTGGAAGACCATTCACGAGGCACGGTCCGCGTTTCACAACGGAAAAGAAATCGACCCGTCCATGGTCCGGCCGCATGTGCTTCGGTCCTGGACCCGCTCCCGCGAAGGCAACGCCCCGCTCTCCGGCTTGCCCTCGGTGCACCTGAGCGGTGCGGAAATGCAGCGCATCCTCGAACGGAACGAATTTCTCCTGTCCACAGCCGAACCGATCATGGAGGAGCTGCTCAACAACATCCACCCGACCAACAACTGCATCATCCTGACCGACACTAATGGAGTCTATATCCACACCCTCGGCGACGGAATAGGCTTCGGCCGGGGCGCCACCAGCCCCATGCGCGGGTTGATCAGCGGCGAGGCCATCGAAGGGACGACCGCCATGGGCATATGTCGGGTGGAGCATAAGGCGGTCTGCGTACTCGGCTGCGAGCACTACAACTCCTACTTCGACGGCTGGTCCTGTTCGGCGGCGCCGATCTTCGATCACCACAACAAGCTGGCCGGGACACTGTCCATGACCATGGAGCGAGACAGCTTCAATCATCACGCCTTCGGCCTGGTCATTGCGGCGGCCAAAGCGGTCACCGAGCAGATGCAACTGAAGCACCTGCTTCAGGAGACACGCGCCATCATGGACATCCTGGAAGAGGCGGTTGTGGTGCTGGATGACTCCGGGTGTATTCGGATGATGAACAAATGCGCCAAGCGCCTGTTTCATCTGGACGAAGACATGTGCGGCAAGCCGCTCTCCTCCGTTGCCGATCCCATGGACGTCCGCCAGTTCCCGGAATACGGCACGCCTGCGAAGGACAATGAATGCACCCTTCGCCTGGCCGACGGCACCACCCTGCAATGCCTGTATTCGTCCTCCCCGGTCCCCGAAGGAGGGCTCTGCCTGACGTTGCGAGAAAGCAGCCGGGTCAACCAGTTGACCAACAGGATGACCCGGGCCAAGGCGATCTACAATTTTTCCGACATACTGGGAGAGTCGCAAAGCACCCGCCAAACCATAAAACTGGCGCGAATGGCCAGTGAAAACTCCATGACGACGCTGATTCTCGGCGAAAGCGGCGTGGGCAAGGAATTATTCGCCCAGGCGATACACAATTCCAGTGCGAGAAGACGACAACCTTTCATTGTCATCAACTGTGGGGCCATCCCCCGTGATCTGGTACAGAGCGAGCTTTTCGGATACGAGTCCGGAGCCTTTACCGGCGCGGCCCGACAAGGGGCGCCGGGTAAATTCGAACTGGCTGACGGGGGAACCCTGTTCCTCGATGAAATCGGCGATATGCCTCTGGCCACCCAGGCCAGCCTGCTCCGCGTACTGCAGGAGGGGGAAGTCACCCGCGTGGGAGGCAAGCGCTCCCGTCGGGTGGACGTTCGTGTGGTGGCGGCCACGCATCATAATCTGGCTGAAAACGTGGAAAGCGGAACCTTCCGACACGATCTGTATTACCGCCTCAACGTGCTCGTCATAAACGTTCCGCCGTTGCGGCGGCGTGAAGGCGACATTCACCAGCTTGCGGAATTCTTTCTCAAGAAAATGGCCCGATCCCTCGGCAAGCAGCTGACGGGTTTTTCCCCTCAGGCGCTCCGTTGCCTGGAGCATTACGATTGGCCGGGAAACATCAGGGAACTGGAAAACACGGTGGAACGCGCCGCCGTGCTGGCCGACGGTCCGCTCATCACCGAGGACATGCTGCCGGAATTTCCAAGCCAGGGCAGATTGCTCCTGCCAAAGCAGGAAACACCGGCCATAAAGCACAATGTCGAATCGGACGCAGGTTCGGACAAAACGGCGATGGACAAGCAAAGGCTGTTCGACGCGCTCTACACTACAAGAGGCAATGTTCAGGCCGCAGCAAAAAAAATCGGCGTCTCCCGAGTCACCCTCTATGCGCAGATTCGGCGCCACGGTTTATCGCTGGACTCTTTCCGTCAATGCTGA